The following are encoded together in the Vicia villosa cultivar HV-30 ecotype Madison, WI unplaced genomic scaffold, Vvil1.0 ctg.005655F_1_1, whole genome shotgun sequence genome:
- the LOC131642712 gene encoding uncharacterized protein LOC131642712, giving the protein MVAGRNGDAIADALRMLVGSLCQIPQRNNSPIFEGEHEPDKAQAWVKAIEKIFRVMNYTDAQRVQFGTHMLEKEAEDWWGNTAQRFEEEELIKYCPYYNTMNAERLKCLKFVNGLRHDIKKAIGYRQITCFVELVNKIRIYNENSRESASHYKALNDKKGQYRGKPYDYKKKKAGYDGKPSGGGTSASVKCFNSGVEGNRVVDCPKGGVTCFKCGKEEMLLASLQVNNFYDSSAVQIHKHPSNSRNGYSPKT; this is encoded by the exons atggttgctggaAGGAATGGTGATGctattgctgatgcattgaggatgttggttgGATCTCTTTGTCAGATTCCTCAA aggaacaattCACCTATCTTTGAGGGAGAGCATGAACCTGATAAGGCGCAAGCTTGGgtgaaggcgattgagaagatctttcgggTTATGAATTATACTGATGCGCAGAGAGTGcaatttggtactcacatgcttgAGAAAgaagctgaggattggtggggCAATACTGCTCAGAGATTTGAAGAAGAGG AGTTGATCAAGTATTGTCCTTattacaatactatgaatgctGAGAGGTtgaagtgtttgaaatttgtgaaCGGTTTGAGGCATGACATTAAGAAGGCTATTGGTTACCGACAGATTACTTGTTTTGTGGAGTTGGTTAACAAGATTCGGATTTATAATGAGaatagtagggagagtgcttctcatTATAAGGCtttgaatgataagaaaggtcaaTACCGTGGGAAACCATATGATTATAAGAAGAAGAAAGCTGGTTATGATggaaagccaagtgggggaggaactAGTGCTTCAGTTAAGTGTTTCAATAGTGGTGTTGAGGGAAATCGTGTTGTTGATTGTCCCAAGGGTGGGGtgacatgtttcaagtgtggcaag gaagaaatgttgttggcaagcCTTCAAGTTAATAATTTCTATGATTCTTCAGCAGTACAAATTCACAAACACCCATCAAACTCTCGAAATGGATACTCTCCAAAGACTTAG
- the LOC131642713 gene encoding uncharacterized protein LOC131642713, giving the protein MANLPSSSTSYSQRLIYFYCSHKCETSTRSLRSRMSQQSNDESPVSDSQTPEESSNPYRVLKVVPLRTISSDEVKATKPKTTHAKRPKERIHNKGTKSSASATLKELTKEGSKFVDSAITRIVNRVLKENHQVPGIFIPLQTIMVDPLNNTSKAEAVHTVDTDLEINKDEQRVTKNINVTKDVNDIDNNEHTKANIETDTNVVDLDEKKSTSAGPVKSKAVTKSKGVGPSKSWSRVIPKKTKEREIVELESDVEADVTDILSRKKPTTSKLAANIPEVPIDNVSFHYASSVSRWKYVLQKRLVVERELDPNALENKKVLELIQEAGLLKIVCNIPKCYEKLVKEFVVNLSEDCGNSRSADYRKVFVRGKCVSFSPYVINKFLGRKDEAQTELEVIDNQVCQVITAKQVKSWPMKEKLTVSKLSIKYAMLHKIGAAKWVPTNHESTISTLLGRFLYAVGTKAKLDYGAYIFYQTMKHAGSFSIKGPIAFPSILSGIILDQYPNILNEHDVVRKRESPLAFHYKLFQGKHVPETVIAILKETYKELEARKMSLEQIIRTLEMDENEEFADT; this is encoded by the exons ATGGCAAACCTTCCTAGTAGTTCCACTAGCTACTCTCAGAGATTAATTTACTTCTATTGCTCTCACAAGTGTGAAACAAGTACTCGTTCTCTAAGGTCCAGAATGTCTCAGCAATCGAATGATGAATCTCCTGTTTCAGACTCACAAACAccggaagagtcctctaacccttATAGGGTCCTTAAGGTTGTCCCTTTAAGGACGATTAGCAGTGACGAAGTAAAGGCCACAAAGCCTAAAACAACTCATGCAAAACGACCCAAGGAGCGTATTCACAACAAGGGTACCAAATCCTCAGCATCTGCTACCTTGAaggaacttactaaagaaggatCCAAGTTTGTCGATAGTGCAATTACCAGGATTGTTAATCGTGTTCTGAAGGAGAATCATCAAGTGCCAGGAATATTTATTCCTCTTCAAACCATAATGGTTGATCCCCTCAATAACACCAGTAAGGCTGAGGCTGTTCACACCGTGGATACTGACCTAGAAATCAACAAGGATGAACAACGGGTTACTAAGAATATCAATGTCACCAAGGATGTCAATGACATTGACAATAATGAGCACACTAAGGCCAATATTGAAACTGATACTAATGTGGTAGACTTAGATGA GAAGAAGAGTACTTCTGCAGGTCCTGTCAAGAGCAAAGCTGTTACCAAGAGTAAAGGGGTTGGCCCTTCAAAATCTTGGAGCAGGGTCATTCCAAAGAAAACGAAAGAGCGGGAAATTGTTGAACTAGAATCTGATGTTGAAGCAGATGTCACTGACATTCTATCAAGGAAGAAGCCTACAACCAGTAAGCTTGCTGCTAACATCCCTGAAGTTCCCATTGATAATGTGTCTTTCCACTATGCCTCTAGTGTCAGTAGATGGAAATATGTTCTTCAAAAGAGATTGGTTGTTGAAAGGGAACTGGATCCAAATGCTCTTGAAAACAAGAAGGTTTTAGAGCTGATTCAAGAAGCTGGACTGCTAAAAATTGTGTGCAATATTCCCAAATGTTATGAGAAGCTGGTCAAAGAATTTGTGGTAAACCTATCTGAAGATTGTGGCAATAGCAGAAGTGCGGACTACAGAAAGGTGTTTGTAAGAGGTAAGTGTGTATCGTTCTCTCCTTATGTGATTAATAAATTCTTGGGGAGAAAAGATGAAGCTCAAACCGAGCTGGAGGTAATAGACAACCAAGTCTGTCAAGTGATCACAGCCAAGCAGGTAAAAAGCTGGCCCATGAAAGAGAAGCTAACTGTAAGTAAGCTGAGCATCAAGTATGCAATGCTTCACAAAATAGGAGCAGCTAAGTGGGTTCCAACAAATCACGAGTCCACTATCTCAACTCTGCTTGGTAGATTTCTGTATGCTGTAGGAACAAAGGCAAAGTTAGATTATGGAGCATACATTTTTTACCAAACCATGAAGCATGCTGGAAGCTTCAGTATTAAGGGTCCAATTGCCTTTCCATCCATCTTGAGTGGTATAATTCTGGATCAATATCCAAACATTCTCAATGAACATGATGTAGTGCGCAAAAGAGAAAGTCCCTTGGCCTTCCATTACAAACTGTTTCAGGGAAAGCATGTTCCAGAAACTGTCATAGCAATACTAAAAGAGACCTACAAAGAACTTGAAGCTAGAAAAATGTCTCTTGAACAAATCATACGTACTCTGGAAATGGATGAGAATGAGGAGTTTGCAGATACATAA